From Aquabacter sp. L1I39, the proteins below share one genomic window:
- a CDS encoding low affinity iron permease family protein has product MDKPHHHILTAIGTWLARPEANLLVVAYAVAWVIFQPETLDWHGAVTLLTLLMTLFILRVDHRDTQAIHAKLDELLRVNERARDDIADLDAEEPETIERVRDAKQKGDPGADDVRALR; this is encoded by the coding sequence GACAAGCCGCACCACCATATCCTCACCGCCATCGGCACCTGGCTCGCGCGCCCCGAGGCCAATCTGTTGGTGGTGGCCTATGCCGTCGCCTGGGTGATCTTCCAGCCCGAGACGCTGGACTGGCACGGCGCCGTCACGCTGCTGACCCTGCTCATGACCCTGTTCATCCTGCGCGTGGACCATCGCGACACGCAGGCCATCCACGCCAAGCTCGATGAATTGCTGCGGGTGAACGAGCGGGCGCGCGACGACATCGCCGATCTCGATGCGGAAGAGCCCGAGACCATTGAGCGCGTGCGGGATGCCAAGCAGAAGGGCGATCCAGGAGCGGACGACGTGCGCGCCCTGCGCTGA
- a CDS encoding GbsR/MarR family transcriptional regulator, translating to MNLPPLTQAFVLHFGEMGSRWGINRTVGQIYALLYVSPAPLCAEQIVDALGISRSNVSMSLKELQAWNLVLLRHLPDDRRDFFTTPDDIWLILRTLAEERKKREVDPTLSVLREILMQTPSTPDDTFAQERMAQMHQMIERLTTWYDDVKKLETARLAALLSLGAKVTRLLEAKDKVVSLTRPRRGATSSKPQE from the coding sequence ATGAACCTTCCGCCGCTCACGCAGGCCTTCGTGCTCCATTTCGGCGAGATGGGCAGCCGGTGGGGAATCAATCGCACGGTGGGGCAGATCTATGCCCTGCTCTATGTCTCGCCGGCCCCGCTCTGCGCCGAGCAGATCGTGGACGCGCTGGGCATATCCCGCTCCAACGTTTCCATGAGCCTGAAGGAGCTCCAGGCCTGGAATCTGGTGCTGCTGCGGCATTTGCCCGACGACCGGCGTGATTTCTTCACCACGCCTGACGACATCTGGCTGATTCTGCGTACCCTCGCAGAAGAGCGCAAGAAGCGGGAGGTGGACCCCACCCTCTCGGTGCTGCGCGAGATCCTGATGCAGACGCCCTCCACCCCGGACGATACGTTCGCCCAGGAGCGCATGGCGCAGATGCACCAGATGATCGAGCGCCTGACCACCTGGTATGACGACGTGAAGAAGCTGGAGACGGCGCGCCTTGCCGCTTTGCTCTCGCTCGGCGCCAAGGTCACACGGCTGTTGGAGGCCAAGGACAAGGTGGTCTCGCTCACCCGTCCGCGCCGCGGCGCCACCTCGTCCAAGCCGCAGGAGTAA
- the cydD gene encoding thiol reductant ABC exporter subunit CydD, whose product MSAHPARPPSTAEARTLKAGALLQVGAALVWIPQAALIAHAVDRAARGAFDASILPVALGVLILGLVRASLDAAGTRLAFRAARAQVSALRRHAVEALAATSPLAGGRIVSGRAASLMAEQAEAILPYRSRFLPARMKATFVPLVLLAAVAAVSWLAALVLLVAAPLIPVFMALVGWRAKAASEAQLQEMGGMNAFLLDRLRGLATIRTLGAVDATALRLRDSAQDLRTRTMAVLRIAFLSSAVLELFSALGVAMVAVYVGFHLLGTLEFGAWGGQLSLGEGLFVLMLAPAFFDPLRELSAVWHDRAAGQAAEAALGEVDAPRLPLPGALMRPAPFANATGAPEVVVEDLRFAHGSESAVLDQFQLAVAPGERVAIMGPSGSGKSTLLSLIAALAPPDVGTVRIGGIPLSEETATLLRSRISWIGQRPHFFAGSLKANITMGRTGLSEEAARAAMQFAALDTLARTHGGLSGARIGESAAGLSGGEALRLALARAAAAPHADLILADEPTAHLDATTAAQVTEGLLALAKGRTLIVATHDPDLAARMDRIVHLAGEPQAGRSQMRECRA is encoded by the coding sequence GTGTCCGCCCACCCCGCCCGCCCGCCATCCACCGCAGAAGCCCGCACCCTGAAGGCGGGCGCCCTGCTGCAGGTGGGCGCGGCACTGGTCTGGATTCCCCAGGCCGCTCTCATCGCCCACGCGGTGGACCGTGCCGCGCGCGGCGCCTTCGACGCGTCCATTCTTCCCGTGGCGCTGGGCGTGCTCATCCTCGGGCTGGTGCGGGCGAGCCTCGATGCGGCCGGCACCCGCCTTGCCTTCCGCGCCGCCCGCGCGCAGGTCAGCGCCTTGCGCCGGCATGCGGTGGAGGCGCTCGCCGCCACCTCGCCGCTGGCCGGGGGCCGCATCGTCTCGGGCCGGGCCGCGAGCCTCATGGCCGAGCAGGCGGAAGCCATACTGCCTTATCGCTCCCGTTTCCTACCCGCGCGCATGAAGGCCACTTTCGTGCCGCTTGTTCTGCTCGCGGCGGTGGCGGCGGTGTCCTGGCTCGCAGCTCTGGTGCTGCTGGTGGCGGCACCCCTCATTCCGGTTTTCATGGCCCTAGTGGGCTGGCGCGCCAAGGCGGCGAGCGAAGCGCAATTGCAGGAAATGGGCGGCATGAACGCCTTCCTGCTGGACCGCCTGCGGGGCCTTGCGACCATCCGCACGCTGGGCGCGGTGGACGCCACAGCCCTGCGGCTCCGGGACAGCGCACAGGATCTGCGCACCCGCACCATGGCGGTGCTGCGCATCGCCTTTCTCTCCTCGGCGGTGCTGGAGCTCTTCTCGGCACTGGGTGTGGCCATGGTCGCGGTCTATGTGGGGTTCCACCTCCTGGGCACGCTGGAATTTGGAGCCTGGGGCGGGCAGCTGAGCCTGGGCGAGGGCCTGTTCGTGCTGATGCTCGCCCCCGCATTCTTCGATCCGCTGCGTGAGCTTTCAGCCGTCTGGCACGACCGAGCCGCCGGTCAGGCCGCCGAGGCGGCGCTCGGCGAGGTGGATGCGCCCCGCCTGCCCCTGCCCGGCGCGCTGATGCGCCCCGCCCCGTTCGCCAATGCCACGGGCGCGCCTGAAGTGGTCGTCGAAGACCTGCGTTTCGCGCATGGCTCGGAAAGCGCCGTCCTGGATCAATTCCAACTTGCAGTGGCCCCGGGCGAGCGGGTGGCAATCATGGGTCCGAGCGGGTCGGGCAAGTCCACGCTCCTGTCGCTGATTGCCGCACTTGCCCCACCGGATGTCGGCACTGTGCGCATAGGTGGTATCCCGCTATCGGAAGAAACTGCGACACTTTTGCGCTCGCGCATATCCTGGATCGGCCAGCGCCCGCATTTCTTCGCCGGTTCTCTGAAGGCCAACATCACCATGGGACGCACCGGACTGAGCGAGGAGGCGGCACGGGCTGCGATGCAATTCGCCGCGCTCGACACGCTCGCGCGGACCCATGGCGGGCTCTCCGGCGCCCGGATCGGCGAGAGTGCCGCAGGCCTTTCCGGCGGCGAGGCGTTGCGCCTTGCGCTTGCCCGCGCGGCGGCCGCTCCCCATGCGGACCTGATCCTGGCCGACGAGCCCACCGCGCACCTGGACGCCACCACTGCGGCCCAGGTGACGGAGGGCCTTCTGGCGCTCGCCAAGGGCCGCACGCTCATCGTCGCCACCCACGATCCCGACCTTGCCGCCCGCATGGACCGTATCGTCCATCTGGCCGGTGAGCCGCAGGCCGGCCGGTCGCAGATGCGGGAATGCCGCGCATGA
- the cydC gene encoding thiol reductant ABC exporter subunit CydC, with amino-acid sequence MNRARSFAAPLQPVLALFFRQHRGRILAGMTLAAVTILAGVALLGVSGWFITATAIAGLSAATALAFDVFAPAAAIRFLALARTAARYGERLVTHDATLAVLADLRERLFRGWAGPGAARQLLARPAKLLFRLTADIDALDSLYLRVLVPAAAACAVALVAGLVLGLLSPWLGLAFAAVMLLGGFGLFAIAAHASRPAARRRAYAVEALRARTVDLTAGQTELAMAGRLADQCAAVIHADHRLAQADEALNRIDARVAAGYGALSAVLMAGMLVATFWLAQAGRMDAPLMAMALLVALGALEPFGALRRGAVELGRTLLAARRIAPRLVPDAPLPRPAIPPAGIAVQANGLAFRHPGAARDVLSDICLTLAHGERIAIVGPSGAGKSTLLALIAGEIVPSAGLLQAEPATLLTQRTELFEDTIAANLRLAAPEKDDPSLLNALDVTGLASDVSKLRLGLETRLGEGGMGLSGGQARRLALARLLLRDTPLWLLDEPTEGLDGATAADVLTRLREQAGGRSLVIATHIRREAELADQIIIMENGRITARLRRGGPGFASALNGLRPD; translated from the coding sequence ATGAACCGCGCCCGCTCCTTCGCCGCGCCCCTCCAGCCGGTGCTCGCCTTGTTCTTCCGCCAGCATCGCGGGCGCATTCTGGCCGGCATGACTCTGGCCGCCGTGACCATCCTGGCGGGGGTCGCCTTGCTGGGTGTCTCCGGCTGGTTCATCACCGCCACCGCCATTGCAGGGCTTTCCGCCGCCACAGCGCTCGCCTTCGACGTATTCGCCCCGGCCGCCGCCATCCGCTTTCTGGCGCTGGCCCGCACTGCCGCCCGCTATGGTGAGCGGCTCGTCACCCATGACGCCACGCTCGCCGTGCTGGCGGACCTGCGGGAGCGCCTGTTCCGAGGTTGGGCCGGGCCGGGTGCCGCCCGCCAATTGCTGGCCCGCCCCGCCAAGCTCCTGTTCCGGCTGACCGCCGACATCGACGCCCTGGATTCCCTTTATCTGCGGGTCCTTGTGCCCGCGGCGGCCGCCTGCGCGGTGGCTCTGGTGGCGGGACTGGTGCTCGGCCTGCTGTCGCCGTGGCTGGGCCTCGCCTTCGCGGCGGTGATGCTCCTGGGCGGTTTCGGCCTGTTCGCCATCGCCGCCCACGCCTCCCGCCCCGCCGCCCGCCGCCGCGCCTATGCGGTGGAAGCGCTGCGCGCCCGCACGGTGGACCTGACCGCCGGACAGACCGAGCTGGCCATGGCCGGCCGCCTCGCCGACCAGTGCGCGGCGGTGATCCATGCGGATCATCGGCTGGCCCAGGCCGACGAGGCGCTCAACCGCATCGATGCGCGGGTGGCGGCGGGCTATGGCGCCCTTTCCGCCGTGCTCATGGCCGGCATGCTGGTGGCCACGTTCTGGCTGGCTCAGGCCGGGCGCATGGATGCCCCTCTCATGGCCATGGCGCTGCTGGTGGCGCTCGGCGCGCTGGAGCCCTTCGGTGCCCTGCGTCGGGGTGCCGTGGAGCTGGGGCGCACCTTGCTGGCCGCCCGCCGCATCGCACCCCGCCTTGTGCCCGACGCGCCCCTCCCTCGCCCGGCCATCCCTCCCGCCGGGATTGCCGTGCAGGCGAACGGGCTCGCCTTCCGCCATCCCGGCGCGGCGCGGGATGTGCTGTCCGACATCTGCCTGACCCTTGCCCATGGCGAGCGCATTGCCATCGTCGGGCCGAGCGGCGCCGGCAAGTCCACGCTGCTGGCGCTGATCGCCGGAGAGATCGTGCCCAGCGCCGGGCTGCTCCAGGCCGAGCCCGCCACCTTGCTCACCCAGCGCACCGAGCTGTTCGAGGACACCATCGCCGCCAATCTGCGTCTGGCCGCGCCGGAAAAGGACGATCCGAGCCTGTTAAATGCACTTGACGTAACGGGACTTGCATCGGACGTTTCTAAACTGCGGCTCGGCCTTGAGACCCGTCTGGGCGAAGGCGGGATGGGACTTTCCGGCGGCCAAGCCCGCCGGCTGGCGCTCGCCCGGCTGCTGCTGCGGGATACCCCGCTGTGGCTGCTGGACGAGCCGACCGAGGGCCTGGACGGCGCCACTGCGGCGGACGTTCTGACCCGTTTGAGGGAGCAGGCTGGCGGCCGCTCACTGGTGATCGCCACCCACATCAGACGCGAGGCCGAACTCGCCGACCAGATCATCATCATGGAGAACGGGCGGATCACGGCCCGGCTGCGTCGGGGAGGGCCTGGCTTTGCCTCGGCACTCAACGGCTTGCGGCCGGACTGA
- a CDS encoding cytochrome ubiquinol oxidase subunit I encodes MELNVVDLSRLQFAMTALYHFLFVPLTLGLSILLAIMETVYVMTGRVIWRQMTKFWGTLFGINFVLGVATGIVMEFQFGMNWSYYSHYVGDIFGAPLAIEGLMAFFLEATFVGLFFFGWDRMSKVGHLAATWCVALGSNLSALWILIANGWMQNPVGAAFNPQTMRMEVASFYDVLFNPVAQAKFVHTVSAGYVVASMFVLGVSAWYMLKGRHMEIAKRSMTVAASFGLAAALSVVVLGDESGYLTTEHQKMKLAAMEGTWHTEPAPAPFVVVGFPDQKARTNYYAVEIPWVGGLIDTRSLDTPVMGITELADRAKGHIVRGVVAYDALQKIRALGNQPVPADLKKTFEDNSDVLGYALLLKKYVDDPRTATPEQIEKAAWDTVPEVAPLFWIFRVMVGLGFYFILFFSVFFFLSARRQLTRFPLLLKLAVVSIPLPWIAAESGWFVAEFGRQPWIIEGVLPTASAVSRLGATTVLLTICGFALIYTVLFIIEMTLMVRAIQKGPQPDPQPEAGLLTPPVLAPAE; translated from the coding sequence ATGGAACTGAATGTCGTCGACCTATCGCGCCTGCAATTTGCAATGACGGCGCTCTATCACTTCCTGTTCGTTCCCTTGACGCTCGGACTTTCCATCCTGCTCGCCATCATGGAGACGGTCTATGTCATGACCGGCCGCGTGATCTGGCGGCAGATGACCAAGTTCTGGGGCACGCTGTTCGGCATCAACTTCGTGCTGGGTGTGGCCACCGGCATCGTGATGGAATTCCAGTTCGGCATGAACTGGAGCTATTACAGCCACTATGTGGGCGACATCTTCGGCGCGCCGCTGGCCATTGAGGGCCTGATGGCCTTCTTCCTGGAAGCGACCTTTGTCGGCCTGTTCTTCTTCGGCTGGGACCGCATGTCCAAGGTGGGGCATCTGGCCGCCACCTGGTGCGTGGCGCTCGGCTCCAACCTTTCGGCCCTCTGGATCCTCATCGCCAATGGCTGGATGCAGAACCCGGTGGGCGCGGCCTTCAACCCGCAGACCATGCGCATGGAAGTGGCGAGCTTCTATGACGTGCTGTTCAACCCGGTGGCGCAGGCCAAGTTCGTGCACACGGTTTCCGCCGGCTATGTGGTGGCCTCCATGTTCGTGCTCGGCGTCTCCGCCTGGTACATGCTGAAGGGCCGGCACATGGAGATCGCCAAGCGCTCCATGACGGTGGCCGCCTCCTTCGGCCTCGCCGCCGCCCTCTCCGTAGTGGTGCTGGGCGACGAGAGCGGCTACCTGACCACCGAGCACCAGAAGATGAAGCTCGCGGCCATGGAAGGCACCTGGCACACCGAGCCCGCGCCCGCCCCGTTCGTCGTGGTCGGCTTCCCCGACCAGAAGGCCCGCACCAACTATTATGCGGTGGAGATCCCCTGGGTCGGTGGCCTCATCGACACCCGCTCGCTCGACACGCCTGTCATGGGCATCACCGAGCTGGCGGACCGCGCCAAGGGGCATATCGTCCGCGGCGTGGTGGCCTATGACGCCCTCCAGAAGATCCGCGCGCTGGGCAACCAGCCGGTTCCGGCGGACCTGAAAAAGACCTTCGAGGACAATAGCGACGTGCTTGGCTACGCGCTCCTGCTCAAGAAGTACGTGGACGATCCCCGCACGGCGACGCCGGAGCAGATCGAAAAGGCGGCCTGGGACACAGTGCCGGAAGTGGCGCCCCTGTTCTGGATCTTCCGGGTGATGGTGGGACTTGGCTTCTACTTCATCCTCTTCTTTTCGGTCTTCTTCTTCCTCTCGGCGCGGCGGCAGCTCACGCGCTTCCCGCTGCTGCTGAAGCTGGCGGTTGTGTCCATCCCGCTGCCCTGGATCGCGGCGGAGTCCGGCTGGTTCGTGGCCGAGTTCGGCCGCCAGCCCTGGATCATCGAGGGCGTGCTGCCCACCGCCTCGGCGGTGTCGCGGCTCGGGGCCACGACGGTGCTCCTGACCATCTGCGGCTTCGCGCTGATCTACACCGTCCTGTTCATCATCGAGATGACCCTCATGGTGCGGGCCATCCAGAAGGGGCCGCAGCCGGATCCCCAGCCGGAAGCCGGCCTCCTCACCCCTCCCGTTCTCGCGCCTGCGGAGTGA
- the cydB gene encoding cytochrome d ubiquinol oxidase subunit II: MVLHDLISYDVLRLIWWVLLGVLLIGFAIMDGFDLGVASLLPFVAKTDVERRVVINTIGPVWEGNQVWLILGGGAIFAAWPALYAVSFSGFYLAMFAILAALILRPVGFKYRSKREDEAWRTRWDWALFVGGAVPALIFGVAVGNVLQGVPFQFDADLHSTYLGTFFGLLNPYALLCGLLSVAMLVTHGATWLVFKTDGPIADRARAVGSVGAILTIVLFALGGLALHWFVEGYKITSAINPIGPSNPLSKTVVMETGAWFANYRAYPILWLAPALGGLGSLLTLVLLQARKDGLSFLASAIGIFGIISTVGVSMFPFILPSSIDPKSSLTVWDTSSSHMTLFIMLVVTAIFLPLILAYTSWVYKVMWGKVDAAMVSDKNGHAY, from the coding sequence ATGGTCCTGCATGATCTCATAAGCTACGACGTCCTGCGCCTGATCTGGTGGGTGCTGCTGGGCGTGCTGCTCATCGGCTTTGCCATCATGGACGGCTTCGACCTGGGGGTGGCATCCCTGCTGCCCTTCGTCGCCAAGACCGACGTGGAGCGGCGCGTGGTCATCAACACCATCGGGCCGGTCTGGGAAGGCAACCAAGTGTGGCTGATCCTGGGCGGCGGCGCCATCTTCGCCGCCTGGCCGGCGCTTTATGCGGTGTCCTTCTCGGGCTTCTACCTCGCCATGTTCGCCATCCTGGCGGCGCTGATCCTGCGGCCCGTGGGCTTCAAGTATCGCAGCAAGCGCGAGGACGAGGCCTGGCGCACCCGCTGGGACTGGGCGCTGTTCGTTGGCGGGGCGGTGCCCGCGCTGATCTTCGGCGTCGCGGTGGGCAACGTGCTCCAGGGCGTGCCGTTCCAGTTCGATGCGGACCTGCACAGCACCTATCTTGGCACCTTCTTTGGGCTGCTGAACCCCTATGCGCTGCTGTGCGGCCTGCTGTCGGTGGCCATGCTGGTCACCCACGGCGCCACCTGGCTGGTGTTCAAGACCGACGGCCCCATCGCCGACCGGGCCCGCGCGGTCGGCTCGGTGGGCGCCATCCTCACCATCGTCCTGTTCGCGCTGGGCGGCCTTGCCCTGCATTGGTTCGTGGAGGGCTACAAGATCACCTCGGCGATCAATCCCATCGGCCCCTCCAATCCGCTGTCCAAGACGGTGGTGATGGAAACCGGTGCCTGGTTCGCCAATTACCGGGCCTATCCGATCCTATGGCTCGCCCCGGCCCTGGGGGGCCTTGGCTCGCTGCTGACGCTGGTGCTGCTCCAGGCGCGCAAGGACGGCCTGTCCTTCCTTGCCTCGGCCATCGGCATCTTCGGCATCATCTCGACGGTGGGCGTGTCCATGTTCCCCTTCATCCTGCCGTCGTCCATCGATCCGAAGTCCAGCCTGACGGTGTGGGACACCTCCTCCAGCCACATGACGCTGTTCATCATGCTGGTGGTCACTGCGATCTTCCTGCCGCTCATCCTGGCCTACACCTCGTGGGTCTATAAGGTGATGTGGGGCAAGGTGGATGCCGCCATGGTCTCCGACAAGAACGGCCACGCTTACTGA
- the cydX gene encoding cytochrome bd-I oxidase subunit CydX: protein MWYFAWMLGLPLAGAFAVLNAMWYELREEDDKRRQAQR, encoded by the coding sequence ATGTGGTACTTCGCCTGGATGCTCGGCCTGCCGCTGGCGGGCGCGTTCGCGGTGCTCAATGCCATGTGGTACGAGCTGCGCGAAGAGGATGACAAGCGCCGGCAGGCGCAGCGCTGA
- a CDS encoding zinc-dependent alcohol dehydrogenase family protein codes for MRIRAAVLHSSPIAKPYAETRPLRIETIELDPPGRDEVLVKIAAAGLCHSDLSVINGDRLRQNPMVLGHEASAVVVETGPGVTDLAPGDHVVMSFLPTCGTCPSCMEGRAQLCGPGQAANGAGLLISGERRLHCDDGTDAYHHCGVSAFAEYAVISRRSIVKIDPEVPLVDAALFGCAVMTGVGTVVNTCQVKPGQSVAVIGLGGVGLSSVLGAIAAGADQVVAIDLSQAKLDLARELGATDTFLASDPDIVDKVKEATKGGVDHAIEMAGSAPAFELAYKITRRGGTTATAGLANPNARISLPPVHLVGEERTIKGSYMGSCVPPRDIPRYIALYKRGRLPVHKLLSGTGPLEEINAALDKLDRGEVVRHVITF; via the coding sequence ATGCGTATCCGCGCCGCCGTTCTTCATTCCTCGCCAATTGCCAAGCCCTATGCCGAGACGCGGCCGCTGCGCATCGAGACCATCGAGCTCGACCCGCCGGGGCGCGACGAGGTGCTGGTGAAGATCGCCGCCGCGGGCCTGTGCCATTCCGACCTGTCCGTCATCAATGGCGACCGGCTGCGCCAGAACCCCATGGTGCTCGGCCACGAGGCCTCCGCCGTGGTGGTGGAGACAGGCCCCGGCGTCACGGATCTGGCCCCCGGCGACCATGTGGTGATGAGCTTCCTGCCCACCTGCGGCACCTGCCCCTCCTGCATGGAAGGCCGCGCCCAATTGTGCGGTCCGGGCCAGGCGGCCAATGGCGCCGGCCTTCTCATTTCCGGCGAACGCCGGCTGCATTGCGATGACGGCACCGACGCCTATCACCATTGCGGGGTCTCGGCCTTCGCCGAATATGCGGTCATCTCCCGCCGCTCCATCGTGAAGATCGACCCGGAAGTGCCGCTGGTGGATGCCGCCCTGTTCGGCTGCGCGGTCATGACCGGGGTGGGCACGGTGGTGAACACCTGCCAGGTAAAGCCCGGCCAGAGCGTGGCCGTGATCGGGCTTGGCGGCGTCGGCCTGTCCTCGGTGCTGGGCGCCATCGCGGCGGGGGCGGACCAGGTGGTGGCCATCGACCTCTCCCAGGCCAAGCTCGATCTGGCCCGTGAGCTGGGCGCCACCGACACCTTCCTCGCCTCCGATCCGGACATCGTGGACAAGGTGAAGGAAGCCACCAAGGGCGGCGTCGACCACGCCATCGAGATGGCTGGCTCCGCCCCCGCCTTTGAGCTCGCTTACAAGATCACCCGGCGCGGCGGCACCACAGCGACGGCGGGCCTTGCCAACCCCAATGCCCGCATCTCCCTCCCGCCAGTGCATCTGGTGGGCGAGGAGCGCACCATCAAGGGCAGCTATATGGGCAGCTGCGTGCCGCCCCGGGACATTCCCCGCTACATCGCCCTCTATAAGCGCGGCCGCCTGCCGGTGCACAAGCTGCTCTCCGGCACCGGCCCGCTGGAGGAGATCAACGCCGCCCTCGACAAGCTGGACCGGGGCGAGGTGGTGCGCCACGTCATCACGTTCTGA
- a CDS encoding FAS1-like dehydratase domain-containing protein, whose protein sequence is MSQGLDIETLRGWIGRTDTASDEVTPQKAREMRVTLDQDPGTPQAGDAAILTAHWCLAQPTVPLRGVGPDGHPARGGFLPPVPLPRRMWAGGELQFLDAVRVGDAVTRASRIEDVVVKEGRTGTLCFVTVAHEISTPRGLAVRERQDIVYRGVDAPAGGQGKAEPPRVPSWQESVDAGPVMLFRYSAITFNSHRIHYDRTYCQVEEGYPGLVVHGPLQATLLVEFAARLLGRPPEVFSFRSVRPIFDGAPLTLNAVEGTDGLELWTADVEGRAAMLAQAR, encoded by the coding sequence ATGTCGCAAGGCCTGGACATCGAGACGCTGCGCGGCTGGATCGGCCGCACCGATACCGCGTCCGACGAGGTGACCCCCCAGAAGGCGCGCGAGATGCGCGTGACCCTTGACCAGGATCCGGGCACGCCGCAGGCGGGGGATGCGGCCATCCTCACGGCGCATTGGTGCCTCGCCCAGCCGACCGTCCCCTTGCGCGGCGTCGGTCCGGACGGCCATCCCGCGCGCGGCGGCTTCCTGCCTCCGGTGCCGTTGCCGCGCCGCATGTGGGCGGGCGGCGAACTCCAGTTCCTGGATGCGGTGCGGGTAGGGGATGCGGTGACACGGGCCTCCCGCATCGAGGACGTGGTGGTGAAGGAAGGCCGCACCGGCACCTTGTGCTTCGTCACCGTGGCGCATGAGATTTCCACACCGCGCGGCCTCGCGGTGCGGGAGCGCCAGGACATCGTCTATCGCGGCGTCGATGCGCCCGCGGGGGGGCAGGGCAAGGCCGAGCCGCCCCGTGTGCCCAGCTGGCAGGAGAGCGTCGATGCCGGGCCGGTGATGCTGTTCCGCTACTCAGCCATCACCTTCAACAGCCACCGCATCCATTATGACCGCACCTATTGCCAGGTGGAGGAAGGCTATCCGGGCCTCGTGGTGCACGGACCTTTGCAGGCGACGCTGCTGGTGGAATTCGCCGCCCGCCTCCTCGGCCGTCCGCCGGAGGTGTTCTCCTTCCGCTCGGTGCGTCCCATTTTCGACGGCGCGCCTTTGACCCTCAATGCGGTCGAGGGCACGGACGGGCTTGAGCTATGGACCGCCGATGTGGAGGGCCGCGCCGCCATGCTGGCGCAGGCCCGCTGA
- a CDS encoding ABC transporter substrate-binding protein, giving the protein MQTFLSRAMLLAASLLAPLSPAQADQKPLRIGVLNDQSGIYADMAGPGSVIAAKMAVEDFGGTVLGRPIEIVAGDHQNKPDVGAAIASRWIDQDNVEVIADIPTSSVLLAVQEIGRAKNKLVLASTGGSSDFTGKACAPTGIHWTYDTYALAAGTGASLAKDGPWFFITADYAFGTALERDTKAAVLKNGGKVVGSVRHPQGTTDFSSFLLQAQGAGAKLIAFANSGADQVNAIKQANEFGLPQSGIKLAGLYLHITDIHAIGLPTAQGLILTQGFYWDLNDETRAWSNRFYERHKAMPTMGQAGTYSAILHYLKAVKAAGTTDTKTVVAQMKATPVDDFFSHGGRIREDGRMVHDLYLLQVKTPAEQKYPWDYLKLIRVIPGDEAFRPLDEGDCPLVTKAAAK; this is encoded by the coding sequence ATGCAAACATTCCTGTCCCGCGCCATGCTGCTGGCCGCCAGCCTGCTGGCCCCCCTCTCCCCCGCCCAAGCCGACCAGAAGCCTTTGCGCATCGGCGTGCTCAATGACCAGTCGGGCATCTATGCGGACATGGCCGGCCCCGGCTCGGTCATCGCCGCCAAGATGGCGGTGGAGGATTTCGGCGGCACCGTGCTCGGCCGTCCCATCGAGATCGTGGCCGGAGACCACCAGAATAAGCCGGACGTGGGCGCCGCCATCGCTTCGCGCTGGATCGACCAGGACAATGTGGAGGTGATCGCCGACATTCCCACCTCTTCCGTCCTGCTGGCGGTGCAGGAGATCGGCCGCGCCAAGAACAAGCTGGTGCTGGCCTCCACTGGCGGCTCGTCGGATTTCACCGGCAAGGCCTGCGCCCCCACCGGCATCCACTGGACCTATGACACCTATGCGCTGGCCGCCGGCACCGGCGCCTCGCTCGCAAAGGACGGCCCCTGGTTCTTCATCACCGCCGACTATGCCTTCGGCACCGCGCTGGAGCGGGACACCAAGGCGGCCGTGCTGAAGAATGGCGGCAAGGTGGTGGGCAGCGTGCGCCATCCGCAAGGCACCACCGACTTCTCTTCCTTCCTGCTCCAGGCCCAAGGCGCCGGCGCCAAGCTCATCGCCTTCGCCAACTCGGGCGCGGACCAGGTCAATGCCATCAAGCAGGCCAATGAGTTCGGCCTCCCGCAGTCCGGCATCAAGCTGGCGGGGCTCTATCTGCACATCACCGACATCCACGCCATCGGCCTGCCCACCGCCCAGGGTCTCATCCTGACCCAGGGCTTCTATTGGGACCTGAATGACGAGACCCGCGCCTGGTCGAACCGCTTCTATGAGCGCCACAAGGCCATGCCCACCATGGGCCAGGCGGGCACCTATTCGGCCATCCTGCACTATCTGAAGGCAGTGAAGGCGGCTGGCACCACGGACACGAAGACCGTGGTGGCGCAGATGAAGGCCACCCCCGTGGATGACTTCTTCTCCCATGGCGGCCGCATCCGCGAGGACGGGCGCATGGTGCACGACCTCTATTTGCTCCAAGTGAAGACCCCGGCCGAGCAGAAATATCCCTGGGACTATCTCAAGCTCATCCGCGTCATCCCTGGCGACGAGGCCTTTCGGCCGCTGGACGAGGGCGATTGCCCGCTGGTCACCAAGGCGGCGGCGAAGTAG